The sequence TCCCCCACTCTGAACGGGGTCAGGGCCCAGCCTCTGGGGGACCCAACTTGAAGAGAATTCAAGATCCATAGTGGGCCTGACTTCGTGTGCGCTGAGGAAAGGCAAGAGCATATACTGTCTTTCTAATGTGTTTTCACCCTTGAGTGTGAGCTTACCCTAAACCTTGTGAGCTTAGAGTGTGGGCTGCCCATAGCTCTCTCTGGGTCCTCCTGCTACCTCCCCAACTCTGATGAGAGGACCTTACACATCGCGATGGTCCTCTGTCTGTGTGTCTTTATGTACACATGTCCCCAGGCATGTGAGGGGCCCCTGTATCTGAGCACTTGGCCTGGTCCATGAAGAGTCAGAGACCAGGACACCCCTCGCCCCACAGTTCTCATCCAGCCTCCCGCCAGCATGAGCTGCGCCGGCCTCCTCCCTGAGAGGTCCCTGTGGCCCCATCCTCGGCCCCGTCTGTCCCACCACCTGGACCCCCTCCTCCTGACACCCTCTCCTCCTGCAGTGCTGTTTTCTTCCCAGACCTTCCTGAAGCGGCTCCTCTCCAGCCCTTGCCTCCTCCTgctctccctgggcctcagcctcCTGCTGGCCAGCGTATGTGTGATGGGATACCAAAGTGAGTGGCACATGGTGGGCAAGGAAGAGAGAAATAACGAGGTGTGGTGGGGATGCTGAATGCAAGAGTGGTTGGATGAGGATGACTGCTGGCTCTGTCACTTGTCAGCTGGGGAATGGTATCAGATTCTGTCCTCTCTCTGAGCCTTAACTGCCTCACTTGCAGTATCAGATAACAATAGGACCCGGTCCTTTGGGTGGGGTCACTGAAGGGACCCATGAGATGATGCATGTTAGGGGCCCAAAGCTGGCGCAGAGAGGGCCTGGTAACCCTTAGCATTGATTGTCCCATCTGCCTATCAGATTTCAAGTTTCAGAGTGACCTGCAGACCCTGAGAACAGGTTTCAGTAACTTCACTTCAAACACTGCGGCCGAGGTCCAGGCACTGAACTCCCAGGGTGAGCCTGGCATGAAAGGGGCTCTGGActgagatggggtggggtggagcaGGGGTGGAGGCTGATTCCTGAGTTCTCCAGGTGGCGACTTGCAAGAAATGATAACATCACTGAAAGCTGAGGTGGAAAGTCACAAGCAAAAACTGCAAGCTGGTAAGAGACCCTcagggagagggtgtggagagatgGGGGCTGGACTCTCAGACtggagggaggggggtgggagcagTCACAAGGTGCTGAgtgccctcccctccagcctgTAGCTTGAATGACAAGGTGCTTTCTCTGGAGAACAGGCTGGAGAAGCAACTGGAAGAACTCAAAGCAGGTCAGGCCCCTACTGCCTTCTATCTGggcatgaggcatgtgggagggCAGGGGCGTTCCTAGGCTGGGTCCTGGGCATGGACCCCTGGTCTCCAGGGACTCATGGAGCAGAAGCCACACCCAGAGCAGTGTACCCACTGCCCATCTGTGTgcatcccaggtgattctgaaatGCTCCTTCGAGTCCAGCAGCTGGCCAAGGACCTGAACTCCCTGACCTGCAAGATGGATGCTCTCAAGAACAATTGTAAGAGTTGTGTGGGGCATGCCTGGAGCCAGTTCCTGCCCACGTCCCCCTGGGCAGCATCTCAGCCACTCCCCCAACCCTCGCCCCTTAGACTCTCAAAACACAGCCTGCTGTCCTGCCAACTGGCTGAAGCATGAAGGCCGCTGCTACTGGTTCTCTTCCTTGGTGAAGCCCTGGCCAGAAGCTGAGAAAGACTGCCAACTGAAGAATGCCCACCTGGTAGTCATCAACTCCAGAGAGGAGCAGGTGAGCCCCACGAGCTCAGGTCCCAAGACTGGTCTCATTGGCATCACCTGGGGAGTTTTAACAACCGCTGCCATCTGACCCAGATCCTCAGAGGTTCCATTGGTCCTGGCATTGGGATCAACACCCTGAATTTCCTCCATGGCCTTAATGAACCCATGAAGTTCAGAACTGCTAGTCCAAGGAGCTGGCCTGGGGGGAGAGGGTCAGGGGAGTCACCACTGCCCTTCTGTCATCCCAGGATTTTATCCAGGCCAACCTACGTCCTTACTTCACCTGGATGGGCCTCAGTGATCCAGATGGAGTCTGGAAATGGGTGGATGGGTCGGACTATGAGACCAACATCAAGTGAGTGCCTTGgctttctgtgtctttttcctCCTTCAGCTCTGCTCCTCCAGGGTCTGACCCACAGCCCCTTCTCCCCAGCCTGGATTCTGTTCCATCTGTTCTTCCTAGCTGGCTGTTTTCCTctcaccccgcccccccccaggAACTGGAAGCCAGGCCAGCCGGATGACTTTCATGGGCATGAGCTGGGTGGGGGTGAGGACTGTGCCCATTTCTACCCCGATGGTGAGTGGAATGACGATGCCTGCCAAAGACTCTACCACTGGATCTGCGAGGCTGGACTGAGCAAAGGCAACTAAGAGAGTGGCCCTCTGCCTGGGAAATggcagggtggggaagggggaccCTTCTCCTCGTAGGAGAGCAATAAACCCTGGGAGATTAGAGCACTGCCATcgatttgagtttctttttttccccttaactttTAAAAGACTATCTAGAGTtcctaagatatttttaaaaatttctgctttattgacatatgaaattgtaagatatttaaatatcAGGATTTGATACATATACTTTGTGAGAGGATTCTCGCATCCAGTTAATGAACATATCCATAACCttacatgtttattatttttcctagGTGAGAACAcaagttctactctcttagcaaatttcaattataaagTAGTGTTATCTACTATGGTCACCATGTTTTATGTTAGAttctcagctgctgctgctgctgctaagtcacttcagtcgtgtccaactctgtgcgaccccatagatggcagcccaccaggctcccctgtccctgggattctccaggcaagaacgttggagtgggttgttggagtgggttgttggagtgggttgtcatttccttctccaatgcgtgaaagtgaagtgaaagtgaagtcactcagtcgtgtctgaccctcagcgaccccatggaccacagctttcc comes from Muntiacus reevesi chromosome 18, mMunRee1.1, whole genome shotgun sequence and encodes:
- the LOC136149175 gene encoding C-type lectin domain family 10 member A-like, translated to MSVKYEDLQYSESEKKSQGFTEVLFSSQTFLKRLLSSPCLLLLSLGLSLLLASVCVMGYQNFKFQSDLQTLRTGFSNFTSNTAAEVQALNSQGGDLQEMITSLKAEVESHKQKLQAACSLNDKVLSLENRLEKQLEELKAGDSEMLLRVQQLAKDLNSLTCKMDALKNNYSQNTACCPANWLKHEGRCYWFSSLVKPWPEAEKDCQLKNAHLVVINSREEQDFIQANLRPYFTWMGLSDPDGVWKWVDGSDYETNIKNWKPGQPDDFHGHELGGGEDCAHFYPDGEWNDDACQRLYHWICEAGLSKGN